The proteins below come from a single Zea mays cultivar B73 chromosome 8, Zm-B73-REFERENCE-NAM-5.0, whole genome shotgun sequence genomic window:
- the LOC100192460 gene encoding transferase: MPLHHPKHRHHDEDLLPYRRSDDEAKPRRPYTPTFPSSPASTNRLLLFFAVACLVLAAASFAFAVSTSRNRQSLPQPPPTVAFRCGRAEDSLRSFLAASSHGNFSAGDREKVLAVVGVHTEHGNFSAARRAALRATWFPLNPEGIVSLEHGTGLSFRFVARRPKDKDKMEDLQKEADTYHDFLFIDADEATKPPQTMLAFFKAAYHMFNAEFYVKASDDIYLRPDRLAALLAKERPQHKTYIGCMKKGPVVNDPNLKWYESSWELLGNEYFMHASGSLYALSSEVVEALATAKSDSLRMFDYEDVTIGAWMLAMNVKHEDNRAMCDSVCTPTSIAVWDSKKCSGTCNVADKIKQLHNTTVCSKSPTLPPEVEEEE; the protein is encoded by the exons ATGCCGCTCCATCACCCTAAGCACCGCCACCATGACGAAGATCTCCTCCCCTACCGCCGCTCCGATGACGAGGCCAAGCCGCGCCGGCCGTACACCCCCACCTTCCCCTCCTCCCCCGCCTCTACCAACCGCCTCCTCCTCTTCTTCGCCGTCGCCTGCCTCGTCCTCGCCGCTGCCTCCTTCGCCTTCGCCGTTTCCACCAGCCGCAACCGTCAGTCCCTGCCGCAGCCTCCGCCTACTGTCGCCTTCCGCTGTGGCCGCGCCGAGGATTCGCTCCGTTCCTTCCTAGCGGCCTCCTCGCACGGCAACTTCTCTGCCGGCGACAGGGAGAAGGTGCTCGCTGTCGTTGGCGTACACACGGAGCATGGGAATTTCTCCGCTGCCCGACGCGCTGCGCTCCGCGCTACCTGGTTCCCGCTCAACCCCGAAGGCATCGTAAG TTTAGAACATGGAACTGGATTATCATTTAGGTTTGTCGCTAGACGGCCAAAGGACAAAGATAAAATGGAAGATCTTCAGAAAGAGGCGGATACTTATCATGACTTTTTGTTTATTGATGCTGATGAGGCCACAAAGCCCCCACAGACGAT GTTAGCATTTTTCAAAGCAGCTTACCACATGTTCAATGCAGAATTCTATGTCAAAGCTAGTGATGATATCTACCTGCGCCCAG ATAGACTTGCTGCTCTTCTTGCAAAAGAAAGACCTCAGCACAAGACATACATCGGTTGCATGAAAAAAGGACCAGTTGTCAATGATCCAAATTTGAAATG GTACGAAAGTTCTTGGGAACTGTTGGGTAACGAGTACTTCATGCATGCATCTGGTTCACTATATGCTCTTTCTTCTGAGGTGGTTGAAGCTCTAGCTACTGCAAAGAGTGATAG CTTAAGGATGTTTGATTATGAAGATGTTACAATCGGCGCATGGATGCTTGCTATGAATGTAAAGCATGAAGACAACCGAGCAATGTGTGATTCAGTATGTACCCCTACCTCCATCGCTGTATGGGACAGTAAGAAATGCTCAG GTACTTGTAACGTCGCTGACAAAATAAAGCAGCTCCATAACACCACTGTGTGCTCAAAGAGCCCAACGTTGCCACCTGAGGTGGAGGAGGAAGAATAG